The genomic stretch AAATCTCATTATCTTACAATACTTGAGAAAGAAGATAAGGTTACGGCCAAAGAACTGAAAGAATTTTTAGTGCTTTATGAAAAAGAATCACAAGGAAGAATTATCTTTAGCCCAAATCACTTACTTGAGCTCTATTTATATCAATATTATATTGAAAGTGAAGGCTTTGAAATAATCGATTTGAAAATTCATGCTTTATATCGGCTTATGGCGGATAAATACAGCAAAAAGGACAGGGTTCAGGAAGCAATTGAACTTTTTGGAAAATCACTTGCTGTTAATCCTTTGGATATAGAGACCCGATACGGGTTAGCGAAAATGTACCGCAGAACCGGTAAGTGGGATTTGCTGTATAAAACAGCAGAGGAGCTGTATCCCTTTTGCTATACCACCAGTGATTTAAGCAGATATTATCGAATTCTCGGTGAGTATTATCTTGAAACCTACAAACCGGAAGTTTCAGTGGCAGCTTATACCTATAGTAATTTTTTCAACCCAACTGAAACTGCCGATAAAGAGATTCGATTCCTGGAAAAAGCACAGAATAAGAAATTTGCTTTTAATAATATACAAGAGCTGCAGAATATTCTAATGAAAGAGGGTATCCCCTTGGGAGGAAAAAATGAAACCCTTGGTATCTTGTATAAGACAGGTATGCAGGAAATGGAAAAGAATAATACGGAATACGCCTGTTATCTTTTACTGTTTTTGTACCAGCTTACAAAAGATGAAGAAACAGGTGAAATATTAAAGAATTTCAACTTGGTTTAATCGAAAGCTCTAATAGCTGAAGAGCTGACTGCTAGAGCCGGATGATGAATTAGTAAGTAGTGATAACTCTTTTCTCAAAATAAAAATGCGGACTCCGAAGAATCCGCATTATGACTTAAAGTATTATTCTGTTATTTCATCTACAGTATTGTAGCTGGAACCAGCGTTGTAGGAGAAGCTAATGGAATCGCCAACATTATATTTAATAATTTGAGGGAATTTAGAAACATTAACATCAAAAATCTCATCATTTCCCTGAAGCAGTATATAGTAGTGGGAATTTCCGTCTATAACCACATCGGAAATTTTACTGATATAACCGCTTATAGTAAGCTGAGCTCCGGTTTCCTCCGTAATGATATTATCATCTCTTAATTTTGCCAGATATAATTTCTCACATTCCTTAATGGTTTCTGCAGTGGCAACAATCTGATATCTGGAGATATTAACCATGGCATAGC from Anaerocolumna sp. AGMB13020 encodes the following:
- a CDS encoding tetratricopeptide repeat protein produces the protein MLYEKESQGRIIFSPNHLLELYLYQYYIESEGFEIIDLKIHALYRLMADKYSKKDRVQEAIELFGKSLAVNPLDIETRYGLAKMYRRTGKWDLLYKTAEELYPFCYTTSDLSRYYRILGEYYLETYKPEVSVAAYTYSNFFNPTETADKEIRFLEKAQNKKFAFNNIQELQNILMKEGIPLGGKNETLGILYKTGMQEMEKNNTEYACYLLLFLYQLTKDEETGEILKNFNLV